A genome region from Dehalococcoidia bacterium includes the following:
- a CDS encoding MBL fold metallo-hydrolase, whose product MKLVDNLYAYVWQGSDNNCNSYLLADVLNGGRHLLIDPGHITTPSYREPGLDMLAKNMEADGLSMQAIGLIILTHAHPDHCEAARVIRKQNGAMVALHQADEQMYTMIAQENIDLYLQEGDLVLTGEKPVTLKVYHVPGHSPGHIALYWPEQKVLVAGDVIFYRSTGRVDLPGGSPRGLKQSIESLSELNIEYLLCGHPYGHPGIIKGSEQVRQNFDFIKRNIF is encoded by the coding sequence ATGAAACTAGTAGATAACCTGTATGCTTACGTTTGGCAGGGCAGTGATAATAACTGTAACAGCTACCTTCTCGCTGATGTCCTCAATGGAGGCAGACACCTGCTCATCGACCCCGGCCACATTACTACACCTTCTTATAGAGAGCCAGGGCTTGATATGTTGGCCAAGAATATGGAAGCGGATGGGCTATCCATGCAAGCGATCGGCCTGATAATTCTGACCCATGCCCATCCGGACCACTGTGAAGCAGCTAGGGTAATAAGGAAGCAGAATGGTGCGATGGTGGCTTTGCATCAGGCTGATGAACAGATGTACACAATGATCGCGCAGGAAAATATTGACCTCTATTTGCAGGAGGGGGACTTGGTGCTGACCGGCGAGAAGCCGGTTACACTAAAAGTCTATCATGTGCCTGGTCACTCTCCGGGGCACATTGCTCTTTATTGGCCGGAGCAAAAGGTACTTGTTGCAGGGGACGTCATCTTTTACCGAAGTACGGGAAGGGTAGATCTTCCTGGCGGTAGCCCCCGGGGCCTCAAACAGAGTATAGAGAGTTTGTCTGAGCTTAACATAGAATATCTGCTTTGCGGCCATCCCTATGGTCACCCCGGGATAATAAAGGGCTCAGAGCAAGTCCGGCAGAATTTTGACTTCATCAAGAGAAACATTTTCTAG
- the dut gene encoding dUTP diphosphatase — MTLSPLTFKVKRLHPEAKLPIRASRGASGYDIHACIPGDGSIVLGRHPMLVGTGIAIEVPQGYDVQVRPRSGLSSKGVGVTFGTVDSDYRGEVKVTMYTFGDTQSFQISNGDRIAQLVITQLAEMPLAEVDELSQTQRGSGGHGSTGR, encoded by the coding sequence TTGACACTCTCACCGCTCACCTTCAAAGTGAAGAGACTCCATCCGGAAGCCAAATTGCCCATTCGAGCCTCCAGGGGTGCGAGTGGTTATGATATTCATGCCTGTATCCCGGGGGATGGCTCCATTGTTCTGGGACGGCACCCTATGTTGGTCGGCACCGGAATTGCCATCGAGGTTCCCCAGGGCTATGATGTTCAGGTGCGTCCTCGATCCGGCCTTTCCTCTAAGGGAGTGGGGGTAACCTTTGGCACTGTCGATAGTGACTATCGAGGCGAAGTGAAGGTGACAATGTACACCTTTGGCGATACCCAATCCTTCCAGATCAGCAACGGAGACCGGATTGCCCAACTGGTGATCACCCAGCTCGCCGAGATGCCTTTAGCAGAAGTGGATGAGCTTTCTCAAACTCAGCGCGGATCCGGCGGACACGGATCGACCGGGAGGTAG